A DNA window from Moorella thermoacetica contains the following coding sequences:
- a CDS encoding ABC transporter ATP-binding protein, with amino-acid sequence MAIIEVQSLWKKFRLRQDRAENISTLFINLFRKLPNLDKELWALKDISFTLQEGKSLGIIGANGSGKSTLLKILTGTLRPTRGQITVRGRRSSLIELGAGFHPDFSDRDNVYLNGLILGMSRAQVKRKFDEIVAFAELEQFIDVPVKYYSSGMQARLGFAVATAVEPEILIVDEVLAVGDGNFQQKCLARIREMQRRGTSILLVSHSMNDIETICDEALWLHRGEIVRFGKAKDVVQKYQINQGLPPCAVR; translated from the coding sequence TTGGCCATTATCGAAGTGCAGAGTTTATGGAAAAAATTTCGCTTGCGCCAGGATAGGGCTGAAAATATCTCTACTCTGTTTATAAATCTATTTCGTAAATTACCCAACCTTGATAAAGAACTGTGGGCTTTGAAGGACATCAGCTTTACGTTGCAGGAAGGAAAAAGCCTGGGAATTATCGGTGCAAATGGATCGGGAAAAAGCACCTTGCTAAAAATACTTACAGGCACCCTGCGTCCTACCAGGGGGCAAATCACCGTGCGGGGGCGGCGCTCCTCCCTTATTGAACTGGGCGCCGGCTTTCACCCGGATTTCTCTGACCGGGATAATGTTTACCTGAACGGCCTCATTTTGGGCATGTCCAGAGCGCAGGTAAAGCGGAAGTTTGATGAAATCGTCGCCTTTGCTGAGCTGGAACAGTTCATCGATGTGCCTGTAAAGTACTATTCCTCCGGCATGCAGGCGCGCCTGGGATTCGCTGTGGCTACTGCAGTTGAGCCGGAGATTTTAATTGTGGACGAAGTTCTGGCCGTGGGTGACGGTAATTTCCAGCAGAAATGCCTGGCACGTATCCGGGAGATGCAGCGTAGAGGAACCAGTATTCTCCTGGTTTCTCATTCCATGAATGATATTGAAACCATTTGCGATGAGGCCCTCTGGTTACATAGGGGTGAGATAGTAAGGTTTGGAAAGGCTAAAGACGTGGTGCAGAAATACCAAATAAACCAGGGATTACCTCCATGTGCGGTAAGATGA
- a CDS encoding ABC transporter permease, giving the protein MEKVEVYFIEEKEPFKHRVQRYYDLIMGLALRDVKMRYQLSILGLYWAVLNPLLMALIWGFVFSQIFRVQGIEGVPYVVFLFCGITFWNLFANSLLSAVNCLTGNASLLAKLYFPRVILPAASVVARVVDFSFSLMVLIILMLINKVSPGPKWWWMPLFVAIQLIFTLGMAYIVAALNVLYRDVNQILGILLMLWMYMSPVLYTIEQVPVNFKKYFLFNPIGQLINMETRAILGSGQVDGYALGITIVIAIGIYVVGRLVFRYLEPIFAEVM; this is encoded by the coding sequence ATGGAAAAAGTAGAGGTATATTTTATAGAAGAAAAAGAGCCATTTAAGCATCGCGTCCAACGATACTATGATCTCATCATGGGCCTTGCCTTACGGGATGTTAAAATGCGCTACCAGCTTTCCATCCTGGGATTGTACTGGGCGGTATTGAACCCATTATTAATGGCTTTGATCTGGGGTTTTGTTTTCAGCCAGATTTTCCGGGTCCAAGGAATAGAGGGCGTGCCCTACGTTGTTTTCCTGTTTTGCGGGATCACTTTCTGGAACCTGTTTGCCAATTCCTTGCTCTCCGCTGTAAATTGCCTGACCGGCAACGCCAGCCTGCTGGCCAAGCTTTATTTTCCCAGGGTTATCCTACCTGCTGCTTCAGTCGTGGCGCGGGTGGTGGACTTTAGTTTTTCTCTAATGGTATTAATTATTCTGATGTTAATAAATAAGGTCTCCCCGGGCCCGAAATGGTGGTGGATGCCACTTTTTGTAGCAATACAGTTAATCTTCACCCTGGGCATGGCCTATATTGTAGCGGCCCTGAATGTGCTTTACCGGGACGTTAATCAGATTTTGGGCATCTTGCTCATGCTCTGGATGTATATGTCGCCAGTCTTATATACAATTGAACAAGTGCCTGTAAATTTTAAGAAATATTTTCTTTTTAATCCTATCGGACAGCTTATTAATATGGAAACGAGAGCTATACTTGGCAGCGGCCAGGTTGATGGTTACGCCCTGGGTATTACCATTGTAATCGCCATTGGTATCTACGTGGTTGGGCGGCTGGTCTTTCGCTACCTGGAGCCTATTTTTGCGGAGGTCATGTAG